Proteins from a single region of Companilactobacillus farciminis KCTC 3681 = DSM 20184:
- a CDS encoding polyprenyl synthetase family protein codes for MGAIVGDSSQEVIERCQNIGHDIGMAFQIIDDILDFSSTSQTGKPVHEDLKNGVYSLPYILGLEAKNQKLVAVLSKDHLSDEDDNVATQIVLDDGYLDQAKRIAREFTDRAVLEIEKLPKNHNQVILKNVVKN; via the coding sequence ATGGGTGCAATCGTTGGTGACAGTAGTCAAGAAGTTATTGAACGCTGCCAAAATATTGGTCATGATATTGGAATGGCTTTTCAGATTATTGATGATATTTTGGACTTCAGTTCGACTTCTCAAACTGGTAAGCCAGTCCATGAAGATTTGAAAAATGGCGTCTATTCGTTGCCTTATATCTTAGGTTTAGAAGCTAAGAATCAAAAGCTAGTCGCTGTCTTGTCGAAGGATCATTTGAGTGATGAAGATGATAATGTGGCTACACAAATAGTTTTAGACGATGGTTATTTGGATCAAGCTAAAAGAATTGCTCGTGAATTTACTGATCGAGCCGTTCTAGAGATTGAAAAATTACCTAAGAATCATAATCAAGTTATTTTAAAAAATGTTGTTAAAAATTAA
- a CDS encoding polyprenyl synthetase family protein, giving the protein MANSIWKSYPKLGKKLDLTTDFIHQEVKIQNLDISKMIVDLTSGGKMLRPAFFLLFSDFGTTKKTTQELIPLAASIEILHVATLIHDDVIDDSPLRRSRPTVHTKYGRRNAIYAGDYLFTLYFELISRNLQHNTDILLNALSMKKILVGELDQMLINFNVDATTDMYFKEISGKNCRIIQSQCQDGCNRW; this is encoded by the coding sequence ATGGCGAACTCAATTTGGAAAAGTTACCCTAAATTAGGGAAAAAATTGGATCTAACGACTGATTTCATTCACCAAGAAGTTAAGATTCAAAATCTAGATATTAGTAAAATGATTGTCGATTTAACTTCAGGCGGGAAGATGTTGCGTCCGGCATTTTTCTTGCTGTTCAGTGATTTTGGAACTACTAAAAAAACGACGCAAGAATTGATTCCTTTGGCAGCTTCGATCGAGATTTTGCACGTGGCGACTTTGATTCACGATGATGTAATCGATGATTCGCCATTACGTCGTAGTCGTCCTACGGTTCATACGAAGTACGGCCGTAGAAACGCGATATATGCTGGGGATTATTTATTTACGCTTTACTTTGAATTGATTTCAAGAAACTTGCAGCATAACACGGATATTTTGTTGAATGCCCTGAGTATGAAGAAAATTCTAGTCGGAGAATTAGATCAAATGTTGATTAATTTCAATGTCGACGCTACTACCGATATGTACTTTAAAGAAATTTCCGGAAAAAACTGCCGAATTATTCAGTCTCAGTGCCAAGATGGGTGCAATCGTTGGTGA